From the Desulfurispira natronophila genome, the window TTTATTAATAGCGCCAGTAAGCTTGCGTAAAGCTTGAGACATGAGACGAGCCTGGGCACCCATAGTCGCGTCCCCCATCTCTCCTTCAAGCTCAGCCTTGGGTACCAAGGCTGCCACCGAGTCAACCACAATAACATCCACAGCGCCACTTCTTACCAGCGTATCAGCAATTTCCAGCGCTGACTCGCCGTAGTCTGGCTGGCTAACCAGAAGGGTCTCAACATTAATGCCTATTTTCTTGGCATATATAGCATCAAAAGCATTTTCTGCATCAATAAATGCAGCTGTACCGCCACGCTTTTGTGCCTCTGCTATAGCGTGTAAACTCAGAGTTGTCTTGCCACTCGACTCAGGGCCATATATCTCAACTACTCGACCGCGAGGATAACCACCTACGCCTAAAGCAATGTCAAGCGCCAGGTTACCGCTAGGAACCACTGGTATAGAGGGAATCTCACCACTGCCCAGACGCATGATACTTCCCTTGCCATGAGTTTTTTCGATCTGAGCAATAGCTAACTCAAGGGCTTTTTGTCGTTCACTCATA encodes:
- the recA gene encoding recombinase RecA: MSERQKALELAIAQIEKTHGKGSIMRLGSGEIPSIPVVPSGNLALDIALGVGGYPRGRVVEIYGPESSGKTTLSLHAIAEAQKRGGTAAFIDAENAFDAIYAKKIGINVETLLVSQPDYGESALEIADTLVRSGAVDVIVVDSVAALVPKAELEGEMGDATMGAQARLMSQALRKLTGAINKSHAVVIFINQIRSKIGVMFGNPETTTGGNALKFYASMRLDIRRTGPLKEGSDVVGNRVRVKVVKNKVAPPFKEAEFDITFGEGISAVGTIVDMATDTNVLEKSGSWYSYKGERIGQGRENVKNHIRERQELMQELEEQVKIKLGLLTNPDDSSAEETSSEEPAEPAPAKTGKKSKN